A single window of Candidatus Flexicrinis affinis DNA harbors:
- a CDS encoding response regulator, whose translation MLNGLFGSKDDKSRKFVVMVVSDDAADLAAVAATLESCGHTVYAPQNADEALGLLENAAMPDVLIGDFRNPDTDGTAFVRRLQVRYGKSGLPPVVFLLDSVEDEAAAHRLAVKDILAKPLAVDALTRCLEAAVVKPDVG comes from the coding sequence GTGTTGAACGGTCTGTTTGGATCGAAAGACGACAAGAGTCGCAAATTCGTCGTGATGGTCGTGAGCGATGACGCCGCCGACTTAGCGGCAGTAGCGGCGACGCTGGAGTCCTGCGGCCACACGGTATACGCGCCGCAGAACGCCGACGAAGCGCTTGGCTTGCTCGAAAACGCAGCGATGCCCGACGTACTGATCGGCGACTTTCGCAACCCGGATACGGACGGCACCGCGTTTGTGCGCAGGCTGCAGGTTCGGTACGGCAAGTCGGGGCTCCCGCCGGTCGTGTTCTTGCTCGACTCCGTCGAGGACGAAGCAGCCGCCCACAGGCTAGCGGTCAAGGACATTCTTGCGAAACCGCTGGCAGTCGATGCACTGACGCGCTGCCTCGAAGCCGCAGTCGTCAAACCGGACGTCGGATAA
- a CDS encoding YtxH domain-containing protein, with the protein MTDRVYYSREAEVRAQQRQFILVVVATVFSMTIGAVIALLLAPRRGDEFRRVLGDQIEGVVGAGQKLADQVRQQVEEHVAEARR; encoded by the coding sequence ATGACTGACCGCGTGTATTACAGCCGGGAAGCCGAAGTTCGCGCTCAACAGCGCCAATTCATCCTTGTCGTGGTCGCTACGGTGTTTAGCATGACCATTGGCGCCGTGATCGCGCTGCTGCTCGCGCCGCGCCGCGGAGACGAGTTCCGGCGCGTGCTGGGCGACCAGATCGAAGGCGTTGTGGGCGCGGGGCAGAAGCTGGCCGATCAGGTGCGCCAACAGGTCGAGGAACACGTCGCCGAAGCGCGCCGCTAA
- a CDS encoding PAS domain S-box protein: MRLEYLKDPHKLHPVWRVALSIVLVGAALAFSIAFEPVIRSTPYAMFFGAVALAAWLGGLTTGLLVTVLSVVAADYYLIPPLGRVLSAPTDLAHVAIFVGVAMLISWIDHARRQSLRYIGEVRDELQALMDNTADAITAQDATGKVIFANKAAAELTGYASVSEMLNQSVSSIQRRYEMFDERGEPLSFSQLPRNRVFREGVGGAVRFRMHYVDDHSDRWIDLSSAPVFDANHKPRLAVNVFRDITESMQQHSRLAQILDNLPALVGMLTPDGILIEANRVALRLANLQREDVLGKPFAETYWWSYDEVVKAQLQDAIRRAREGALVQYDVRVRVGEGTFATIDFSLSPILDDAGKVTALLARAVDITDRLRMERERAELTALVGQERTRLETILSHIPGIVWEGIGEPDGSQRVLYVNRYAETVLGYPVERWYQKPSIWPEIVVSDDMPDAIERAMGVSEGGSPNVIEFRLKASDGRIIPVESFTAVVGHDPHDGRTHRVGVIMDISQRKRNEALLKRYMARLKSSNEELQQFAYVASHDLQEPLRMVSSYLQLIEARYSELLDQDGKEFIDFAVDGANRMKQLIQDLLVYSRVETRQGRYTSVDMNDIIRQVQSNLALTIAETETTLEADELPKLVADQGQMVQLVQNLVSNAIKFRSQKAPTVRFTAERIPGYWQFAIQDNGIGIEPKYQDRIFVIFQRLHGHGKYPGTGIGLAICKRVVERHGGRIWFSSEPGEGTTFYFTIATHLQSGGEDDEYEIA, from the coding sequence ATGCGACTGGAATACTTGAAAGACCCGCACAAACTCCACCCCGTATGGCGCGTCGCGCTCAGCATTGTGCTCGTGGGTGCGGCGCTGGCGTTCTCGATTGCCTTCGAGCCTGTGATACGTTCTACGCCATACGCGATGTTCTTCGGTGCAGTCGCGCTGGCTGCGTGGCTCGGTGGATTGACGACCGGGCTGCTAGTCACCGTGCTTTCGGTCGTGGCCGCGGATTACTACCTGATCCCGCCGCTCGGCCGCGTGCTTTCCGCGCCGACCGATCTCGCCCACGTGGCGATCTTTGTTGGTGTGGCAATGCTCATTAGTTGGATCGATCATGCCCGCCGCCAATCGCTCCGATACATCGGCGAGGTGCGCGACGAACTACAAGCCCTTATGGACAACACGGCCGACGCGATTACGGCGCAAGATGCCACCGGCAAAGTCATCTTCGCCAACAAGGCGGCCGCTGAACTGACCGGCTATGCGTCGGTAAGCGAAATGCTGAACCAGTCCGTCTCGTCTATTCAGCGCCGATATGAAATGTTCGATGAACGCGGCGAGCCGCTCTCGTTTTCGCAGCTTCCGCGCAATCGCGTATTTCGCGAAGGCGTCGGCGGCGCTGTCCGCTTTCGCATGCACTACGTGGATGACCACAGCGATCGATGGATCGACCTCTCGAGCGCGCCGGTGTTCGATGCCAACCATAAGCCGCGGCTCGCGGTCAACGTGTTCCGCGATATCACCGAGTCGATGCAGCAGCATTCGCGTCTTGCGCAGATTCTCGACAACCTGCCCGCACTTGTGGGCATGCTGACCCCCGACGGAATCTTGATCGAAGCCAACCGAGTGGCGCTGCGGCTGGCGAATCTGCAGCGTGAGGACGTCCTCGGCAAACCATTCGCCGAAACGTACTGGTGGTCCTACGACGAAGTTGTAAAGGCGCAACTTCAGGATGCCATCCGCCGCGCGCGCGAGGGCGCGCTGGTGCAGTACGACGTAAGGGTGCGGGTGGGCGAAGGGACGTTCGCCACGATCGACTTCAGCCTATCGCCCATTCTGGACGACGCGGGCAAGGTGACGGCGCTGCTGGCCCGCGCGGTGGACATCACCGACCGGCTTCGCATGGAGCGCGAGCGCGCAGAACTCACGGCGTTGGTGGGTCAGGAGCGCACTCGCCTCGAAACCATCCTATCGCACATTCCCGGTATCGTATGGGAGGGTATCGGAGAACCGGACGGCAGCCAAAGAGTGCTCTACGTCAACCGGTATGCAGAGACCGTGTTGGGCTATCCTGTCGAGCGGTGGTATCAGAAGCCGTCGATCTGGCCCGAGATCGTGGTGTCGGACGACATGCCGGACGCGATCGAACGCGCGATGGGGGTCAGCGAAGGCGGCTCCCCCAACGTGATCGAGTTTCGGCTCAAGGCGAGCGATGGCCGCATCATTCCGGTCGAGTCGTTTACCGCTGTTGTTGGGCACGACCCGCACGACGGCCGGACTCATCGGGTCGGCGTCATCATGGATATCTCCCAACGCAAGCGCAATGAAGCCCTCCTCAAACGCTACATGGCCCGCCTGAAGTCCTCGAATGAGGAACTCCAGCAGTTCGCCTACGTGGCGTCGCACGATTTGCAGGAACCGTTGCGCATGGTGTCGAGCTACCTTCAGCTCATCGAGGCGCGCTACAGCGAACTTCTCGATCAAGACGGCAAGGAGTTCATCGACTTTGCGGTGGATGGCGCCAATCGTATGAAGCAGTTGATTCAAGACCTGCTGGTATACTCGCGCGTCGAGACCCGCCAAGGCCGCTATACCTCGGTCGACATGAACGACATCATCCGCCAAGTGCAAAGTAATCTGGCACTGACGATTGCCGAGACAGAGACGACACTCGAGGCCGACGAACTGCCGAAGCTCGTGGCCGATCAGGGTCAGATGGTGCAGTTGGTGCAGAATCTAGTCAGCAACGCGATCAAATTCCGTTCGCAAAAGGCGCCAACCGTACGATTTACCGCAGAACGTATACCCGGTTACTGGCAGTTCGCCATCCAGGATAACGGGATCGGAATCGAACCCAAGTATCAAGATCGGATCTTCGTGATCTTCCAACGCCTGCACGGACATGGTAAGTATCCGGGCACCGGAATCGGCCTAGCGATCTGCAAACGCGTAGTCGAGCGTCACGGCGGGCGAATCTGGTTCTCTTCAGAGCCCGGCGAGGGTACGACGTTCTACTTCACCATCGCAACCCATCTACAAAGTGGAGGAGAAGACGACGAATATGAGATTGCATGA
- a CDS encoding response regulator, whose translation MPFKNPLYVLLIEDNPGDARLIRELLREVPSFIITHTETLADGLRAAEVNEFDAVLIDLSLPDSHGVATVLRLREALSNVPLVVLTGSQDEQLGIEAVQAGAQDYLIKGEVDARILQRSVRYARERHQSEKAYRSLIDDVFETSMVGVLILDRGFNVVWMNEAIEVYFGVSREAIVGEDKRILIDNKLKCIFADPDDYASRLLRAYEDGSFTDRFECHVTPGDGRAERWLEHWSQPIRHGMYAGGRIEQYTDITDRKHAEFAESQQRQFAEALRSTAEALNSTLDIEVVLDRILENIDSVVPNDAANIVLLEEDELYVARSHGDEPFGADLPAKASVDLKTVPAFDTMVVTRNPICVADISQTDHLGALATSTRMRGYVGTPIVLQDDVAGFLNVFSYRAAAFEQDSADRMNAFAAQAAVAIQNARLYWRSRELAAVQERQRLARELHDSVSQTLFSAQSMAEAGLRRWAAKPEQARSLLEDVHRLLTGALAEMRILLLELRPASLTQVGLKQLFEQYLQGTLANQRIHIDFEIEDIPIFAGEAQIALYRIVQEAVNNVIKHAAASRLTVRAVTEDGRLVLSVIDDGRGFSAENSGSVSMGLGIMRERAESIGAAMRIESEAGQGTTVIVTWPMDYAEG comes from the coding sequence ATGCCGTTCAAGAATCCGCTTTATGTCCTGCTGATCGAGGACAACCCGGGTGATGCGCGCCTGATCCGCGAGCTGCTCCGGGAGGTGCCGTCGTTCATCATTACCCACACCGAAACGCTGGCTGATGGTCTGCGCGCCGCTGAAGTGAACGAGTTCGACGCAGTCCTCATCGACCTTTCGCTGCCGGACAGCCACGGCGTGGCTACCGTACTGCGACTCAGAGAAGCGCTGTCGAACGTCCCACTGGTCGTGTTAACCGGCTCGCAGGACGAGCAGCTCGGTATCGAGGCGGTGCAAGCCGGAGCGCAGGACTACCTCATCAAGGGCGAGGTGGATGCGCGCATCCTTCAGCGCTCGGTCCGCTACGCACGCGAACGGCACCAGAGCGAGAAGGCCTATCGTTCGCTGATCGACGACGTGTTCGAAACGTCGATGGTGGGCGTATTGATCCTCGATCGCGGTTTCAATGTCGTTTGGATGAACGAGGCCATCGAGGTCTATTTTGGCGTATCGCGCGAGGCAATCGTCGGCGAAGACAAGCGCATCCTCATCGACAACAAGCTCAAGTGTATCTTCGCCGATCCAGACGACTACGCATCGCGCCTGCTGCGTGCTTATGAGGACGGCAGCTTCACCGATCGCTTCGAGTGCCACGTCACGCCCGGCGACGGCCGCGCCGAACGTTGGTTGGAGCATTGGAGCCAGCCCATCCGGCACGGCATGTACGCGGGTGGGCGGATCGAACAGTACACCGACATCACCGATCGCAAACACGCGGAATTCGCCGAGAGTCAGCAGCGGCAGTTCGCCGAAGCCCTTCGCAGTACCGCGGAAGCCCTCAACAGCACGCTCGATATCGAGGTCGTGCTCGATCGGATTCTGGAGAACATTGACAGCGTTGTCCCCAACGATGCCGCCAACATCGTCCTCCTTGAAGAGGATGAGCTGTACGTTGCCCGCAGTCATGGCGACGAACCGTTTGGCGCGGATCTACCCGCCAAAGCCTCGGTCGACCTGAAGACCGTACCAGCGTTCGACACCATGGTTGTGACGCGCAACCCGATCTGCGTCGCAGACATCAGCCAGACCGATCACCTCGGAGCGCTCGCAACCTCGACGCGCATGCGCGGGTATGTCGGTACGCCGATCGTGCTGCAGGACGATGTCGCCGGCTTTCTCAATGTTTTCTCGTACCGGGCGGCCGCGTTCGAACAGGACTCGGCCGACCGAATGAACGCCTTCGCGGCGCAAGCTGCCGTGGCAATCCAGAACGCGCGGCTATATTGGCGCTCGCGCGAGCTGGCCGCCGTTCAGGAACGCCAGCGTTTGGCCCGTGAGCTGCACGACTCCGTCAGTCAAACGCTGTTCTCGGCGCAGTCGATGGCGGAGGCGGGGTTGCGCCGGTGGGCCGCAAAACCCGAGCAGGCGCGGTCGCTTCTCGAGGACGTGCATCGGCTGTTGACGGGTGCGCTGGCCGAGATGCGTATTCTGCTGTTGGAGCTGCGTCCAGCCAGCCTCACGCAGGTCGGCCTCAAGCAGTTGTTCGAGCAGTACTTGCAGGGCACGCTCGCGAATCAGCGTATCCACATCGATTTCGAGATCGAAGATATACCGATCTTCGCCGGAGAGGCGCAGATTGCGCTCTATCGCATCGTGCAGGAAGCGGTCAACAATGTCATCAAGCATGCCGCGGCGTCTCGTCTGACCGTTCGTGCCGTGACCGAAGATGGCCGCTTGGTGTTGAGCGTCATCGACGACGGCCGCGGTTTCTCTGCCGAGAACTCGGGCTCGGTCAGCATGGGCCTCGGCATCATGCGCGAGCGCGCCGAGAGCATCGGCGCCGCGATGCGCATCGAGAGCGAAGCAGGTCAAGGCACCACCGTTATCGTTACATGGCCGATGGACTACGCTGAAGGGTAG
- a CDS encoding response regulator transcription factor, with protein sequence MEIRIVLADDHDMVRKGLRVLLEQFDDLEIVGEARDGQAAIDVCRELKPDVLLLDMTMPQMNGLTALPLLRQHCPETQVIALTSFGDPDTVQTAIKNGAISYLMKNVTGDELASAIRKAHGGQPTLSPEATQVLMRAATQPPPLGHDLTEREREVLALMAEGLNNRMIGERLYISSSTVKNHVSSILSKLGTISRTQAVALAVEHGLVG encoded by the coding sequence ATGGAAATCCGGATCGTACTGGCAGACGACCACGATATGGTACGCAAAGGGCTGCGGGTGTTGTTGGAGCAGTTCGACGACCTTGAGATTGTCGGGGAAGCGCGTGACGGTCAGGCTGCCATCGACGTGTGCCGGGAGCTCAAGCCCGACGTTCTGCTGCTCGACATGACGATGCCACAAATGAACGGCTTGACCGCACTGCCGCTGCTGCGCCAACACTGCCCTGAAACGCAGGTCATCGCCTTGACCAGCTTCGGCGATCCGGACACGGTGCAGACGGCGATCAAGAACGGCGCCATCAGCTACCTGATGAAGAACGTCACGGGCGACGAATTGGCAAGCGCGATCCGCAAGGCGCACGGTGGTCAGCCCACTCTATCCCCGGAAGCGACGCAGGTGCTGATGCGTGCGGCGACGCAGCCGCCGCCCCTCGGCCACGACTTGACCGAGCGTGAGCGCGAAGTGTTGGCGCTGATGGCGGAAGGCTTGAACAACCGCATGATCGGCGAACGCCTCTACATCAGCAGTTCGACCGTGAAGAATCATGTCAGCAGTATTCTGAGCAAGCTCGGGACCATCAGCCGCACGCAGGCCGTGGCGCTGGCGGTCGAACACGGGCTTGTCGGCTGA
- a CDS encoding diacylglycerol kinase family lipid kinase: protein MTSSKRRLCVIVNPVSGVNRSALEIIERFIETHRDQLDVTLCHTRAGGDATRFAAQAAQNGVDLVAAYGGDGTMMEAAIGLVGTGIPLVMLPGGTANVMAIDLGIPNDLEGALALAAAPDVRVRSVDMGKLDGEYFLLRAGIGYEAEMSAQAARGEKSRKGRLAYFENALRRLRNLRQTTYILTVDGETHVRRGVTCMICNSSGVGIPNLRLTYNSDVSDGYLDVIVIRNMQPGTILKTILHMLRSILPGPKHLGRVHVDHWQAKHVTVQMKRRQFVARDGEPLKRSKRVTAEVVPHAIRVIVPPGVQADTVAEDTRESLGRD from the coding sequence GTGACCTCATCGAAGAGACGCCTCTGCGTCATTGTGAATCCAGTCTCGGGCGTCAACCGTTCGGCGCTCGAAATCATCGAGCGATTCATAGAGACCCACCGTGACCAGCTCGACGTGACGCTGTGCCACACGCGCGCCGGTGGTGACGCCACACGGTTTGCCGCGCAAGCAGCACAGAATGGCGTGGATCTGGTCGCGGCCTACGGCGGCGACGGGACAATGATGGAGGCCGCCATCGGGCTGGTAGGCACCGGCATCCCGCTGGTTATGCTGCCCGGCGGTACGGCCAATGTGATGGCGATCGACTTGGGCATTCCGAACGATCTGGAAGGCGCGCTGGCGCTGGCTGCGGCGCCCGATGTCCGCGTGCGGTCGGTCGACATGGGCAAGCTGGACGGCGAATACTTCTTGCTGCGCGCCGGCATCGGGTACGAAGCCGAAATGTCCGCACAGGCGGCACGCGGCGAAAAGTCGCGCAAGGGCCGGCTCGCATACTTCGAGAACGCGCTGCGCCGCCTGCGCAACCTCCGCCAGACGACGTATATCCTCACCGTAGACGGCGAGACGCATGTACGGCGCGGGGTGACCTGTATGATCTGCAATTCGAGCGGTGTTGGCATCCCCAACCTGCGGCTGACGTACAACAGCGACGTCAGCGACGGGTACCTAGACGTCATCGTGATTCGCAACATGCAGCCCGGCACGATTCTCAAGACGATCTTGCACATGCTTCGCAGCATTCTGCCGGGACCTAAACATCTGGGCCGTGTCCATGTCGATCACTGGCAGGCCAAGCATGTGACCGTGCAGATGAAGCGACGGCAGTTTGTCGCCCGGGATGGCGAGCCGCTCAAGCGCAGCAAGCGTGTGACAGCCGAAGTCGTACCGCATGCCATCAGAGTGATCGTACCGCCCGGCGTTCAAGCCGATACCGTAGCGGAGGATACCCGTGAGTCTTTGGGTCGAGATTAA
- a CDS encoding CsbD family protein has product MDGFWDRIAGKWQQFKGDVRAKWGALTDDDLEEIKGNRDKLVGKIRERYGIAKDEVERQISEWEHAYRSS; this is encoded by the coding sequence ATGGACGGTTTCTGGGATCGTATCGCCGGTAAGTGGCAGCAGTTCAAGGGTGACGTGCGCGCCAAGTGGGGTGCACTCACAGACGACGATCTGGAAGAGATCAAGGGCAACCGCGACAAGCTCGTCGGCAAGATCCGCGAGCGCTACGGGATCGCCAAGGACGAAGTCGAACGCCAGATCAGCGAGTGGGAGCACGCGTACCGCAGCAGCTAA
- a CDS encoding response regulator has protein sequence MRLHDVQPIEILLVEDNAGDARLTQEVLKDSKIKNNLHIVVDGVEAMEFLHQRGIYSSAPRPDIILLDLNLPRMDGREVLREIKEDDILRRIPVVIMTTSDDEHDILAAYDLYANCYITKPVDFQRFIDIVKTIENFWFSIVRLPPE, from the coding sequence ATGAGATTGCATGACGTTCAGCCCATCGAAATCCTGTTGGTGGAGGACAACGCCGGCGACGCCCGCTTGACGCAGGAGGTCTTGAAGGACAGCAAGATCAAGAACAACCTGCACATCGTGGTGGACGGGGTCGAGGCGATGGAGTTCCTGCATCAGCGCGGAATCTATTCCTCCGCTCCACGGCCTGACATCATCCTGCTCGACCTCAACCTGCCTCGCATGGACGGCCGCGAAGTCCTGCGCGAGATAAAGGAAGACGATATCCTGCGCCGTATTCCGGTCGTCATCATGACGACATCGGACGACGAACACGACATTCTGGCCGCATACGATCTGTATGCGAACTGCTATATCACCAAGCCGGTCGACTTTCAGCGGTTCATCGACATTGTGAAAACGATCGAGAATTTCTGGTTCTCCATCGTTCGGCTGCCGCCGGAATAG
- a CDS encoding AI-2E family transporter: MTLAQIFKGTLAVLAAVGIAAVVAMTLNVWVSVLVAIVVASALRKPVLRLKKLGIPQNAAVLIVYGGLAVATFIVLVLVLPPVINQFTGYLTNEDRLANRIIWAMNWIEIRAGQLTGTDFEMGIDSDSIRETVADVLRQIRITAPSLLGGATGFIGEFVLIIAMGLYWMSTRERAEQFLIELTPLSRRPQVEAILNEIETVLGGYVRSVALVSVIVGVICFVALTLLQIPNAATISFFYAVATAIPIVGGLIGVLVSTFVALLSSPSDALIVLAVTFLLQQVENYWLTPRLMSQSADFDPLLVVVFVSMGFTLGGVVGALLAIPVAGTVSILVKYLILEPRKASVVPTRVEGGIPLLREPAD, from the coding sequence ATGACTCTCGCGCAAATCTTCAAAGGTACGCTCGCCGTCTTGGCGGCGGTGGGTATCGCCGCCGTTGTGGCGATGACGCTCAACGTATGGGTCAGCGTATTGGTCGCGATCGTCGTCGCCTCTGCCCTTCGCAAGCCGGTGCTTCGATTGAAGAAGCTGGGCATACCGCAGAACGCGGCTGTACTGATCGTATATGGCGGCCTAGCCGTCGCCACATTCATCGTTCTGGTGCTTGTTCTGCCGCCGGTTATCAATCAGTTCACGGGGTACTTGACCAACGAAGACAGGCTCGCCAATCGCATAATCTGGGCGATGAACTGGATCGAAATTCGGGCCGGGCAGCTCACCGGCACTGACTTTGAAATGGGAATCGACAGTGACAGTATTCGCGAGACCGTCGCCGACGTGCTGCGCCAGATCCGCATCACGGCGCCGTCCCTGTTGGGCGGTGCAACCGGCTTCATCGGCGAATTCGTACTGATTATCGCGATGGGCCTGTACTGGATGAGCACCCGAGAACGCGCCGAGCAGTTCCTGATCGAGCTCACTCCGCTCAGCCGACGACCGCAAGTGGAGGCGATTCTCAACGAGATCGAGACCGTGCTCGGCGGCTATGTGCGTTCGGTCGCGCTGGTATCCGTGATTGTTGGAGTTATCTGCTTTGTCGCACTGACCTTGCTGCAAATACCCAACGCCGCGACGATCAGTTTCTTCTATGCCGTCGCCACCGCCATACCGATCGTCGGCGGGCTAATCGGCGTACTGGTCTCTACATTCGTGGCGCTGTTGAGCTCGCCCAGCGACGCGCTGATCGTTCTCGCCGTGACGTTCCTACTGCAGCAGGTCGAGAATTATTGGCTTACGCCGCGCCTGATGTCGCAAAGCGCCGACTTCGACCCGCTGTTGGTGGTCGTGTTCGTGTCGATGGGGTTCACGCTGGGCGGGGTTGTCGGCGCACTGCTGGCGATTCCCGTCGCCGGCACGGTGTCGATCCTCGTCAAGTACCTGATCCTCGAGCCCCGTAAGGCGAGTGTCGTCCCCACACGCGTCGAAGGCGGAATTCCGTTATTGCGAGAACCCGCCGACTAA
- a CDS encoding YggT family protein: protein MNMEHREEVEVVHDGAYMHRQQVSEVAPNWKTELVRRIIQLIAFATVVIVVLIGIRFVLQLLGANEANTFGSFIFQLTNPLVAPFLSLFPNSEPGVGMTVEWSTLVAALVYLLAGGLLTALMRIIFGSRLGVRRVKSVERQYR, encoded by the coding sequence ATGAATATGGAACACCGAGAAGAAGTTGAAGTCGTTCACGACGGCGCGTACATGCACCGTCAGCAGGTCAGCGAAGTCGCGCCTAATTGGAAGACCGAGCTGGTTCGCCGTATTATCCAGCTCATCGCGTTCGCAACCGTGGTAATCGTCGTCTTGATCGGTATCCGGTTCGTGCTGCAACTGCTGGGCGCGAATGAGGCCAACACGTTCGGGAGCTTCATCTTCCAGTTGACCAATCCGCTGGTTGCGCCGTTCCTGAGTCTTTTCCCCAACAGCGAACCCGGAGTCGGCATGACGGTCGAGTGGTCGACGTTGGTCGCCGCGCTGGTCTACCTGCTCGCGGGCGGTCTGCTGACCGCGCTGATGCGGATCATCTTTGGCAGCAGGTTGGGCGTGCGCCGGGTGAAATCGGTCGAACGCCAGTATCGCTAA
- a CDS encoding dual specificity protein phosphatase family protein has protein sequence MSLWVEIKRLFALIRTQGLRQMLIAAVDKLVRWITGRPSYRFGWITPSILLGGQPAKRVWPSLINNGITAVINLRDEHDYYAEIGDLPLRYLWLPTIDNTPPTVDHLWEGVRFLDDEISQGGKVYVHCWEGLGRSPTMVAAYLVTKGMAPDEAWRAIRDVRPFIRPTGTQEQRLEEFAGIVHGEATA, from the coding sequence GTGAGTCTTTGGGTCGAGATTAAGCGCCTGTTCGCCCTGATTCGCACACAGGGGCTGCGCCAAATGCTGATCGCCGCCGTCGACAAGCTCGTGCGCTGGATAACCGGACGCCCCTCGTATCGCTTCGGCTGGATCACCCCGTCGATCCTGCTCGGCGGTCAGCCCGCCAAGCGCGTGTGGCCCAGCCTGATCAACAACGGCATCACCGCCGTGATCAACCTGCGTGACGAACATGACTATTACGCCGAGATCGGGGACCTGCCGCTGCGTTACTTGTGGCTTCCGACCATCGACAACACCCCGCCGACCGTCGACCACCTATGGGAAGGGGTACGCTTCCTCGATGACGAAATTTCGCAGGGCGGAAAAGTATATGTACACTGCTGGGAAGGCCTCGGCCGAAGCCCGACGATGGTCGCCGCGTACTTGGTCACCAAGGGCATGGCGCCCGACGAGGCATGGCGGGCCATCCGCGACGTGCGTCCGTTCATCCGGCCAACCGGGACGCAAGAGCAGCGCCTTGAGGAGTTCGCTGGGATCGTGCACGGCGAAGCCACCGCCTGA